Genomic DNA from Thermanaerothrix sp.:
CCGATTTGGCCGCGGGGCTCTGTGATGCCATAGCCAGGAACGACCTTGAGGTGGCAGAAAAGCTGGTCCATCGCCTCAAGGGGGATTCCGCGGTGGCGGGCTACAGGGGCTTTTCGTCCCTGATGCTTCAGCTGGAGGAGGACATGCGGGCGGGCAAACCCCTTGAAAGGTACAGGGATTACCTTTCCTCAGGAGACCTGCTGAACAGGCTTAACACCTTGTAGTGTCCGATCCCCACCCACTCCCTAAGCCCCAGAGCAGAGGTCGCCATGGCGGTCTGGTTGGGAAGTAAACTCATGGGGTCAAGGGGGGAGCGGTCGGTGAGGCGCCCCGCTGGGTAAGGGTAGACCTGGAAGCCCTTGAGCGCCTTCCTTGCGGCGTACAGGGATCTTGGCATGTGGAAGGCGCTTGTCACCAGCACCACGTTGCGGACGCCTAAGCTCTTAAGCATTGGATAGGCGTTGGAGAGGTTCTCCATGGTGGTCCTGGACCGGCCCTCTTCATAAACCCTTTCTATACCCATGTCCCTCAACGTATCCGCCATCAGCCGTGCCTCCGAGAGCGAGGGGTCCGGGTCTGATCTTGGGTTGCCGCCGCAGCACAAAACAGGCCAACCGGTCTTGGCGGCCAGGCGCTGGGCTGCCAGAACCCTGGCTGCGGTGTAGGTGCCCATTTCGAAGGGGGTAAGATCCTGCTCGTACCTCACCCCTCCCCCGAGAACCACTATCAC
This window encodes:
- a CDS encoding YdcF family protein encodes the protein MSKIFFAYKLLGSLVVPPGLFILLCFAMAAAALRPPRRLGLALTAAVTGMLIYSASCDWSSRIITGSLENMYLPQGTKLPEGDAVIVVLGGGVRYEQDLTPFEMGTYTAARVLAAQRLAAKTGWPVLCCGGNPRSDPDPSLSEARLMADTLRDMGIERVYEEGRSRTTMENLSNAYPMLKSLGVRNVVLVTSAFHMPRSLYAARKALKGFQVYPYPAGRLTDRSPLDPMSLLPNQTAMATSALGLREWVGIGHYKVLSLFSRSPEER